The DNA sequence gtccatgacgttcaaaacgtctttgaagtcccgattctaagccgttaagaatggtgcactaaactatcaagtagtcatcatattgagctagcgaaacgttcataacgtctgcatctgctcctgcaataggtctgtcacctagcggtgcatcaaggacataattcttctgtgcaacaatgaggataaacctcagatcacgggtccaatccgcatcattgctactaacatatttcaacatagattttctctaggaacatatcaaaataaacatatgaaagcaacaacgcgatctattgatctacaacataatttgcaaaatactaccaggactaagttcatgataaatttaaatgttcaattaatcatattactaaagaaatcccacttagacatacatctctctagtcatctaagtgatcacgtgatccaaatcaactaaaccatgtccgatcatcacgtgagatggagtagttttcaatggtgaacatcactatgttgatcatatctactatatgattcatgtttgacctttcggtctccgtgttccgaggccatatctgtatatgctaggctcgtcaggtttaacctgagtattccgcgtgtgcaactgttttgcacccgttgtatttgaacgtagagcctatcacacccgatcatcacgtggtgtctcagcacgaagaactttcacaacggtgcttactcagggagaacacttcttgataattagtgagagatcatcttataatgctaccgtcaatcaaagcaagataagatgcataaaggataaacatcacatgcaatcaatataagtgatatgatatggccatcatcatcttgtgcttgtgatctccatctccgaaacaccatcgtgatcaccatctccaccggcgcgacaccttgatctccatcgtagcatcgttgccatttcaccatctattgcttctacgactatcgctaccgcttagtgataaagtaaagcaattacagggcgtttgcgtttcatacaataaagcaacaaccatatggctcctgctagttgccgataactctgttacaaaacatgatcatcacatacaataaaatttagcatcatgtcttgaccatatcacatcacaacatgccctgcaaaaacaagttagacgtcctctactttgttgttgcaagttttacgtggctgctacgggcttagcaagaaccgttcttacctacgcatcaaaaccacaatgatagtctgtcaagttggtgctattttaaccttcgcaggaccgggtgtagccacactcggttcaactaaagttggagaaactgacacccgccagccacctgtgtgcaaagcacgtcggtagaaccaatctcgcgtaagcgtacgcgtaatgtcggcccgggccgcttcatccaacaataccgtcgaaccaaagtatgacatgctggtaagcagtatgacttgtatcgcccacaactcacttgtgttctactcgtgcatataacatctacgcataaaactagacacggatgccattgttggggaacgtagtaatttcaaaaaaaattcctacgcacatgcaagatcatggtgatgcatagcaacgagagggggattcTATctgcatacccttgaagatcgctaagtggaagtgtttatcaacgcggttgatgtagtcgtacatcttcacgatccgaccgatccaagtaccgaacgcacgacacctccgagttctgcacacgttcagctcgatgacgtcctcgccttctcgatccagcaagacgggcgaagtattagacgagttccagcagcacgacggcgtggtgacggtgttgatgaagaacaatctccgcagggcttcgcctaagcactatgaaaactttgacggaggataaactagaggggacggggttgccggcacacggcttggtgtttcttggtgTTTTGATGTTTCTTGATGTGTTTTTGGTGATAgccccacccctctatttatatgttgagccctggggttgaaacttggagcaaaagcctcctcaaagtcggttttgcccgaaaggcaagagtcccactcggactccaggaccggaGGCTTGAGTCCATCAAGGAGAGGAGCGCTGCTTTCAAATTCATCAACCTTGGGTCCTATGAGGATTGTCATAGCAGCAATGTCCACATCTCTCGTCATGGCAATCCTAGCCGGGAGACATCTGGGGAGCTCGATCGGTCCAATGTGGTTGGCGACAAGATCGAAGAAGACACAAGAGCACTGGTGGCCCAGATCACACGCTCTGGAAATGAGGCCAGCAACAACGTTATGGTCGTTGCTATCGTAGGTGTTGGTGGGATTGGCATGACCACCCTCGCCCAGAAGGTCTTCAATGACGAGGCCGTCCAAGGCGACTTCAGCAAAAAGATATGGTTGAGCGTCAACAGGAACTTTAGTGAGGTTGAGCTGCTGAGAAGAGCCATCATCGAACTCAGAGGAGGCTCTCAGCCAGTTGGAAATGCGAAGGCCACGCTTCAACGAACCCTCAAGGAAGCCTTGATTGGCCACAAGACCTTCTTGATAATGGATGATGTTTGGAACTATAGATCATTGGAGGATGTGCTCAAAACGCCGTTAGTCAATGCTGCTGCTCCAGGCAGCTACGTCCTCATCACCACTAGAGATGAAGGTGTAGCCCGAGGGGTGTCAGCTATATGGCCATACCACCACGTTGACACATTAGCACCTGACAATGCTTGGTTATTGCTCAAGACGCAGGTCTGTATGCAATTAAACATCTATATCTTTATCAAGCCAATAATCTATCTACATCTACTTATTAATAGTATAAGGTAGTTCTTTTAGAGAAATTAATCAGGTGTGGTTTCAATGGCTTATATGTACTACTACCTTAAGAGGCTATCAATAATTTCACATGGCTGATGTTACTTTGCTAGTGCAAACAAAGCATTGTGCTAGACAAGGAAATATATAACTACACAATTTTGTCACAATGTTTGTTGTAGCACATACTATGCATTTTAGGTGACAGGAAGATGGATAGCTTCACGTGACTGTAAAATAAGGAAGATAATAAATATTATATGATTTTACTAAATCTGGGTGCAAGTTTCTATCTCAATGACGGGAGTACTGCAAAAATATATTGCTAGCAATACATTCAGTTTTTTGTAAAAAATAGGAAAGGAAGAATTGTTTTCTAGGTATGAAGTAAAGTTTTGAAGCGCTAGGCGTTGAGTATGCGTCTGGCATATATGACCAAAGCACACACTTAAATGCAATTATGCTATCGCTTAGAGACTGGTGCGCCTTTTTCTAATAATGGTATAAAATATGTATTTTATTTGTCAAATTGATATCGcaaatatttgtatgtaggagcaaGATAGGTAAATGCATTTATGACATTTTTTGACATGTACATTCTGTGATTTGAATATTTACATTGTCAAACCTAGCTTAATAAATGGACAGATAAATCAATTAGTATTCTTGTCTCTGGAAGGTAAATTTGAGTG is a window from the Triticum dicoccoides isolate Atlit2015 ecotype Zavitan unplaced genomic scaffold, WEW_v2.0 scaffold153871, whole genome shotgun sequence genome containing:
- the LOC119344094 gene encoding disease resistance RPP13-like protein 4 produces the protein HEELSQRLESIKERSAAFKFINLGSYEDCHSSNVHISRHGNPSRETSGELDRSNVVGDKIEEDTRALVAQITRSGNEASNNVMVVAIVGVGGIGMTTLAQKVFNDEAVQGDFSKKIWLSVNRNFSEVELLRRAIIELRGGSQPVGNAKATLQRTLKEALIGHKTFLIMDDVWNYRSLEDVLKTPLVNAAAPGSYVLITTRDEGVARGVSAIWPYHHVDTLAPDNAWLLLKTQLNKWTDKSISILVSGRYSQ